Genomic segment of Rattus norvegicus strain BN/NHsdMcwi chromosome 7, GRCr8, whole genome shotgun sequence:
CTGGCTATAAAGCTCATGATATCAGTCTGATACTCTGAAGTTCCAGTGTCAGAGAGAAGCAGCCCTTAACCTGGGCGCTGTTAGATCTCAAAACAGTCTATGAGACCCCACCTCCCCAACTGCACAGAAACGAACTCATTTTCCGGCTTCCAATAGCCAAGGCTGTACTAGGTGTTAGCATACCTGCACTTAAGGGTGTAGATGTTGCCCACAAACTTGACCAGTGACGTTTGGGGGGGCCGAGGCACCAGGGAGGGGACTGGCCGGACTCGGGGTGGGGGTTGCCGCACTTCTTCCAGCTTCTGTTGCAGGTCATTGGCTTCCTCACCACCCCGAGCTGCAGAGGCATCTGAGGGGCGGGCTTGTCTGCGTTCAAACTCTAATGGACAGAGTGACAGGTGACATAAAGGGAGGGCTAGGGCCCTGGAGACACCCCTGCTTTCAGTGAGCACAAAGGAGCAGAGGCTGTTAGGACTTAAGACTGGGTACCGCATGCTCTGATAGAATGGCACAGATAGAGGAAGAGGATTAAGCAACTGAGATGTGGTGGTTGGCTAAGGTCTAGAAGGTCTCTACTGCCCTTCCAACCCTCCTCTACCAGCACTCACTGTTGATATTTTGCCGCTGATGCTCCTCTGACTTCACGGTCCCAGGTGGGCTGGTTGCCAGAGGCCGTTCACCACTGTCAGCTGCCCTGCCAGCTTCAGGCCCTGGTTCGTCCCCAGCACTTCGGCCAACCAGGGACAGGCCCCCAGGTGCCAGCCCCAGGGGTGGCCGCTTATCACTGTCACGGCCATGGCCAGCACTGCGGAACTTCTTGGTAAAGGGGCGGCCACCCTGGATGTAGCTTCGGTAGGCACCCACTTTCTGAGGCCGGTGTTTGATCCACTCGCTCAGGGTCTCGATGGGAGAGCCGTTGACACACCACTCCGTCACACCGAACTGCCGCAGATGTGCCCTCGCATGGCTGGCTAGGGCTTTGCGGTTTTCAAAGTAAAGGCCACAGAGCTCACAGCAGGCCTCGGTGGCTACAGACAGAGGAGGTTGCTATTCTAAGAGTGCAGGAATACCCAGGTGGCCTAAGCAAGGTCGGAGCTAATCCCACCTCCCACAGGGACCTTGCCTCAGGGACCCTGCTTTCCCTGACAAATGCCATCCCAAGACCCTACCACCCACTGCTTACAGGAGTGGGAGGTCTTCTCATGGAGAGTCTTTGCCTTGAAGGGCAGTTCAGTCTGGATGTAGGTCTTGGCCTTGACCTCTGCTGGGAGGAATCGGTCCTCCTGGAGGGGCCGCTTGGTTGCCACTGGGCCCAGGTAGCTCGTAGCTGAGGGCTTGGACCCTGTGATGGGTGACAGGCTGAGCTCCCGGGGAACCTGGGTTGGcccagctcctggttttcctGGCCGGGTAGCCAGGGGTGACAGAGGCAGTGGGGAATGCATAACCCCAGGAGCTGCTGTAGGAGAGCCATCTTCGGTGAGGGCAggagccaggtctccagctggAGGCTCTTTTTTGATGAGGCACAGCTTGGACTTCTTCTTCAGGATCTCCCGAAGTGTGTCGATGGGGGAGCCATTGACAGACCACTCAGTCACACCCATCTGGCGCAGGTGGGAGCGTGCATGGCTGGATAGGCCCTTTCGGTTCTCGAAGAACTCACCACAGAACTCGCACCGGATATCACGAACTGGCTCTGCCCGAGAGGCTGCAAGGAgtcagagggggagggaggaaggagaaaggaggcatTGTCTATGGGCAGGAAGCAGCCTCCAAGCTCAAGACCCAAGTCGGTGCCAGACTTCTGGATGTCCCTATTCGTGTGGCCCCTCCCTCCAGACTCCAATGAACTCCACCTGGGCCTTCAGAGGCACACCTTATCTTATCCATCCAGCTCTTCTGTGTCTTGTTACCTCTAATTCTAGCTGGCCTTACAAGGTCTCCCTGAGTAAGGCTGAGCAAGCTacttctctctgagcctcagtttccttctctgcAAGATGGGGATGAAAACCAGTCTCTCCCAACGTTGCTGAGAAGGTATAAAATCAGAAGGGTTCAGAGCATGTGGCAGGGAGCTGTCAtgtgagctctgaggggaagccGTGGCCATGCTGGCCTGCTTGGAGTATAGCAAACAATCAGTCAAGAATGAGCATAGTGTGAGAGCGCCAGGGACGCAGGCAACACTGACGTGATAGCAACTATGCTACATGAGGAGCTTTTGTGACCAGGCACCAGGGTAAGGGCTTCATCACACTTAATCCTCAAGAAActgtacagacacagacatgggACTATGCTGAGCTCCATCCTCCAAATGAGACTTGCCCAACTCACTCACTACTTACTACATTATGGAGAACAGAGATCTTGAGTCAAATGTCAAACATTCAACTACCAGAAATGTTAGACATAGTTCAAACATTTGAATGCCATCCCTCTATTCCTTCAGTGGCAGACATCACTAGTGGATCCTTGCAGCTAATCCTCCTAGGGATCTGGTTGGCAGCCACTACTAATTGGCAAAAGAGggcatataaatataattatatgagTCTGCTACTTCTGCATGAATAACAGAGAAACAAGCTGTCACTTGGGTACAGGAGTCTAAACAGCAAGTCAGTCCTGTGTTCTCTGGACTTGTTTATCTTCCATTTAAGTCCTGTGATCTATGGATGCTGCTAAAAGGGTACAAGGAGCAGCACCAGCTAACTGTTCTACGAAGCCTGCACAGGGTCACTTACACAAGTTCAAGGGTGCCATATCTTCTCGAGGCGCACCCCAGGGACCCTCAGATGGGTGTGGCTCCCCATGAAGGGCCCCTGGCAGCATCTCCCTCTTGATCTCCACTCTCATATGTTCAGGCTTCAGTTTCTTGGGCAGGGAGGGTGTAGCAAGGCCTGAGAACATCTTCCGGGCcgtgggaggaggagaagcagtcGGGGAGTGGcccagaggactgcctggtggTAGTGGCAACTTCTTGGCCAGAGGTGAGATGTGAAGATCAGAGGGACTTCGTGCTTCTAGTGAGCTGCCAGGACCTGCACTGCCCACCATCTTGGCCAGGGCTTTTGGACTAGGACCTGGTGGGTGGAGGTGTCCACCTGGCCTGGATTGGGTCCGTCTCTTCAGGATTTCCCGCAGTGTGTCGATGGGCGAGCCATTCACATACCACTCAGTCACACCCATCTGGCGCAGGTGGGAGCGCGCATGGCTAGACAGGCCCTTTCTGTTCTCAAAGAACTCACCACAGAACTCGCACCGGATATCTCTGGTTGGCTCTGGGCCTGAAGCTGCAGCAGGGAGAAAAAAGGTCAGTTATAATTATGGACATCATCTGGGCCGTCACCTGTTGGAGTATCCTGGCCAGCTAGGTATAGGCAGCAATGTGTCCATAAGCTAGGGTGGCAGTGGATGGCAGCTACAAGTGAGGGAGCTGAGGGGTGGGGACAGACAATGGGCACAGAGAGGCGAGGTGCAGGAGAGGCTCTGGAGAGCTGAAAGGAcccctgtcttggcagagagcAGTACTAATACTCCACAGCTTTGTGGATCCCAGCGAGAACAGGGGAGGAGACAGGACTAAGCCAGCCTAGGTGCCACATACTGTCTAGACCCAGGACACCTTCCACACCAAAAGGCAGGACCTTCCCCTTGGCCTTCACTCTCAGGCAGGGTCAAAGGCCAAGAGAGCGGTACCAGCAGCCCACTGCCAACAAAGTCTCTGGGTTGAGCCAACCCACTGCCAAGGGCCCCTGTCTACTCCCTACTACAAcagggagggagtagggaggggGCCATGACCCCACAGGGAGGGGCTCCAGGGCCCACAGGGAGGAAGGGCAGCTCAAGTGAGAACCTACAGAGGTTGAGAGGAGATGGCTCCACATCAGAGGCCCAGAAAATGCCGGCGGCCGAGAGATCCTGCTTCCCCCAGGGACTGGCCATACCCGAGGCCTTCAGCTTGGCCTTCTTGGCCGGCGGTGGGGGAGGGAGCAAGGAGAGGGCTGTGGAGGTGGAAGGAGGCCGCCCCAGCTGGGCCAGGGCTCCCCGCCCGGGTGGGAGGCGGATCTGGATGCCGTCCCTCCTGATGAGCCCGTGGAGCACGTCTATGGGGGATCCCTTGGCATCCGGGTCGCTGATGCCCAGGTGGCGCAGGTGGGCACGGGCGTGGCTGGACAGGCCCTTGCGGGTCTCAAACCAGGCACCACACAGCTGGCAGTCCAGCTCTCTGCCCCCGTCACTATCTAAAGCTGCGGAGACAAAACACAGGGGGAGGGGGTTCACGGCCGCTACCTTGGTCGGCCCTAGGGGATGAAGGCAGGAGGGTCTGCTGTGATTTTCAGCTGCCCAGGTGGTTAGGGATCCAAGTTTCATGCTTCTGAcaggttttgtgttttttcttggTAGGTTTCAGGTGGCAGGGCAGCTAATTCCTTGCCTAGCCCACTGGCATCGAGTAAAGATGGGAAGCTTAAGGATGTACTTGTGTCAAGTCCTAGCGCTCACAGGCCCTCTTCCTGGGACTTCTGCTACAGGAACTACAGGGGAGGACAGAAGGTGAAGAGCAGGGGACCACACGACTACCAAGGACCCTAACCCTGAACCCACAGCAGACTCAACTGGTGCCAGGAAACACAGGTATCTTCAGACTCTAATTCCTGCCCACAAGTAGGAAAGCATAACGGATATCTCTAGAAACCTGACTGCTGAACCTGGAGGGTCTCTTTCTACTTTTGGGCACAAACAGGGAGATGCCTCAGCATAAATGGCTAAGAGACATGAAAAAAGGAGCCAATGTAAGGAATCTGGTAGACTGCCTACTCATGTACCTGTATGGGCCACGATATCCCAGACTCCCACTGGGAAAGCCAGGTCCACAGGCACCCTTTTACTTTTACCACCCCCACCATCAGTCCAGAGAAGGACAAGAGTTCTTCTCAAGTGGCAAGTAGGCCCCTGCAGGCTCAGATCTGTAGCCGACTTCCAGGGGAAGATCACCAGAATAGGGGAAAATGACCATCACAGGACAGCCCAATAGGAGACAATGAGCGCCTCAACTAGCACTGACCTGGATGACCCAGGATCTGGAAACTGCCGGTCTCAGTTCCTATCCTGGGTCCTCCTCATCTGAGGACCACATAACATCCCAGCACCCCCCTCAGCTCCCAGTACCCAAACTCACTGAGATTCAGCGGCCCCTCATCCTCAGACTGGGGCCATTGAGCCTTTGGGGAAGTTGGCCGGGGACTCAGGGACAGCTGGGGGCTCTTGTCCTCAGGATTCTTGGGTGTAGGGGATCCTGCCAGAGTCAGTGGGGCCTTCTTGAGGAGTGGAGAGCTGGATGGGTGGGTCAGGCCCTTGGCTGAGAAGCCAGGAGGTGATTTGATGGCTTTGTTGACAGCAGGGGCATCCATAGGTTTGGCCAGGGTGAGTAGGCCAGGCCTGGCAGCCCCAGCAACGAACTCCTTTGGTGAGTTGGACTTCTTGGTCAGGTTAGGGGGCAGCCCAAGGGGAGCGTCAGGCAGGCCCTTCTGTTTCACCAGCTCGTAGAGGAGGTCGATGGGAGCACCACTGCTTTCTGACTCTGCGACCCCAAGCTGCCGCAGATGTGAACGTGCGTGGCTGGACAGGCCCTTTCGTGTCTCAAAGCAGGCACCGCAGACCTCACAGGTGGTCAGGCTCTGGGCTGGAGGATGAGACGGAGGCTAGGATGGAAGGCTATGAGGCCTTTCGGGTACAGCTAACCCATTCTCCTCCCGTTACCCAGGTGCGAAGTAAGTGTTTGGTTGTTGCCAAATCCCTCTGATCCTGACAACCATTCTAATTTGGTGGAGgttagtgtttctggtttgaagtaaggaaactgaggctcagagaagagAATATTTGTGCCCAAGGGCACACAATAGGAGGCTACACTCTCTGTGGTCCAGCCAGTGGGGATGCCTTTCTGACCCACAACATACCAGGGTGCCCTGACAATGTTTACACACATTCGTGTCGTGTGCATACAGATAGATCACACAGAGCTAATGCCCTGACAATGTTTACACACATTCGTGTCGTGTGCATACAGATAGATCACACAGAGCTAATGCCCTGACAATGTTTACACACATTCGTGTCGTGTGCATACAGATAGATCACACAGAGCTAATGCCTAACCTACTCTCTCTGCAACTAACTTCAAGTGCTACGTCACAAGAGGTCTTAGTAACAGTCCTGGTCCAGTCCCCATCTACTTCTTGGCCTTCCCGCCTGACTTCAATGATGCAAAGGTGGGTTGGTTTTGCCCTTCTTATTATACTTAGGAAGTAGCATTATGCTCAAGAATTTTGTGGTCTACGGAAAACAAATATGAAACACACGAAAGCTCAAAACAAGTAAGGTTGGTGCATCCCTAAGTTTGCGGCCTCTTGTCCACCGTATCACTGGATATTCCTTCCTCATCCAGTAAGGCAGTAGCTGAGGGACACGCGTACGGCCAAAGCTACAGAAACTCAGTGTAGAAGACAGTGAGTAGTATCTCCTTGCTGCCTCAAAGAACGATAAGGAAAACGAGTGCCAACCCATGCTAATCCAAAAGGCGCTTCTGTGACGGTGACTATCCTGGCCACTCACCCTTGAGGTCTGGCAGCTCCTGTTTGCTGCCCTGAGGAACCTCTGCGGCCACTTTGCTGCTCAGCCGACTGGCCACCTGCTCCAGGGTCCCAGAGACAGGCAGGCTCTTCTTTGGGAGTAAGGAAGACCCCAAGTCCATGGCCACCATTGTATTTTCCTCAGAACACAGGCCTGTGGGGTGGAGGAGACAGGCTCAGCCCAATCATGAGTCAGGCTGTCCACCCCAAGAAGGAGACTCAAAGAATGGTACTTCTTCCTCATCCTTGGCATCTGCTCTCACTTCTGGAAGCCACTCATGGAAGTTCCATGAGAGCTGAGACTGCACCCATAAACCTTTGTGGCAGCCCAATGCAGGGACACCAAGACTGTCCAATGACAGGAAAGACAAACAGTAGTTTCAGTCCAGTAGAAGATTCACTGGTCTGAGAACACGTTGCAAATTTGAGCCGAGATTCCTCATCAGAGGGCATTTTAAGACAAAAATGCCTCTCTGTGTAGAATTTATAAGGGGGTAAAGGtgggaaaagttaaaaaaaaaaaagtcagagactAGAGTCTATAAGCCTGAGAAACAaggtagaaaaagcaagaagttgaggacagggaggggaaatcTCTACCAGACAAGGGAGCTGGAGCTTCAAAGACACTAACAAGCCCAGCAGTAAACTACTCATCACCAGCTGAACCGGCCAAGGTAAGAACCTGGACTCTGGACCAACTCGGGGACAGGAAGAGTGGGAATGTTAGAAGTTTGCACGAAGTTTCTTAAGCTTCTATTCATCGAGGATGCCTCCTCCGGTAAGAGATATGTAGAGAGAAGGACTCAAGGGTGGTTTTCTTAGTCTGAGTTTTCATTAAAAGGGGCAGGGATGGGGGATAGTAGGAGGCGATGAGGTAGAATTCTGAACAAGAGTTGAGGATGAAAGAACCGTGTGTCAGATGGACTTCGGAGACGACCAGGACAAAGCAATAGGGCAAGGGGGTTAAGGTAGGTCGCTTTGCTCAATCTGAGTCCCACAGAAGCAAGAAGACCGGACAGAAGGCTACCGAGATCATGACACAGAGTACTTTGTCAAAGTCTCCAGGTGGAAGTGGGCGCGTCTGTCAGATGGGGCAGGGCCAAAAGTGGCTTTCCAACACCGAGGGGATCGGAACCGTGACAACTGGGAGCTTCTGAGACTCCAAAAGAGGCAGGGGACTTCTGTCAGAGCCGGCGAGAGTCCCGAGGAGCGACTGCAGAGTGCTTCCGAAGCCTGGGACCCTCCAGGAGGCTGAGAGAGGCCCAGGGCCCGAGCGCCTGAGGTGGGGGGGTGCCACAGAGATCGGACGGCGGGTGTTGAGGGTGGCGACGGCACACTCCGGAGGGACGCCGACTTTCCCCTCCCCGGACCCTCCCCTCCGCCAACTCTTACCCGGAGCGGGCGCGGGCGCGGGCCCGGGCCCCGGCTCCGGCTCGGCCTTGGGCCCGTCCCGCGACGccggtggcggcggcggtgggggtggaggcggcggcggcgccgGGAGAACCACCGGTCCTGGACTCGGGGGGCCTGGCGAGGGCGCCCCCGTGGGCGCGCGCTCCCGGGCACCCCCCGCGCGCGGCCCCGCCGCCGCCTTGCTCTCCGCTTTTGTCACTCGGCACTGGGCGGTGGAGGCGGCCATCTTGGCTCCGGCGCACGCGGGGCGGCCGCCTCAGGCGAGAGCAGCGGAGCGCCGCGCGCCGCGACCTCCGAGCGTGCTCTGCTCCGCCCCTCCGGGCGCACCCAGGGCGACCTGATGAGCGCCGAGCGCCTCGAGCGAAATGCTCTGGGCGCTGAGAATTCCACTTCCGAGCTCCTAGGAGCTGCCTGGAGCTCAGGGCCAAGCTGCCATCCGCCTCTAGCAGCCGCCACACTCCAGGATATACTTATCTCTACATCTAGAAAAGGAACCCTCCAGCCACACACATTCACCTCAATATAAGCATTCAGAATCAGAATCCTGACAGTAGTGCTAGGACTTGCCTTGAgaccctgttcttttttttttttttttttaatagaaagtcTCTCTTGCCAGGTAGACAAACCTGGACCTGATCATAAGTATCCTTACAAAAGGCAAAGCTTCTAGAACAATCCCGAAAAACACTAGATTCTCCACCACAGTGATCCTATCCCAGCCCCACATAAGCCTAGTATCTATCCAGCTGTTCTCAGATAGTGTTGTCCCGCAATCCAAGAAACTTGGTCCCTCCTCTATGATTCTAGCACCGTTCACTGCTCCCGCCCCAACTTTAAACTACAACATTCCTTGACAGATAGGTGGGGCCAGAATGTAACCGGGCCCCGCCCCCAATTTGgtgccttcctcttctggctcacttggaaaaaagggaagaacctttaaaaaaagaactgcCACTCAGGACCACTGCCTCAACCTGGCCCAAATTTGGGATACCATTACTTTGATTTTAGGATCAGTTCAGGTACCCCATAAATGCCCCCCATCTCCGTATGTTCCCTGAAGAGGCCATGTTTGGGCCAGTTCCTTTTGGAGAGtgacacaactttttttttttttttttttttctagaaatagaTTGGTCATGAGTGAATCTGGCTGTTAGGTACTTGTCTCATCCTTGGAAGTGTCTGGCTCTGGTGACAGATAAGAAATGTGAGCATGATATACAGGCCTGCACTGGGACAACACAAAACAAGGGGGTGAGAACTGGAGCTTTCACGGACTACTTTCTACAGACCTAGACACCCTAAGGCTGGCTCTGCCTTCAGCCATGCCAGAGACATTACGAGCCAAATTAAGTAGGAAAGCTGAAGCCCTTGTGAGCAATCATTTACCAAAGGCAACAAGCCTCATATTCCACTCGTTTGTGTCTCTCTGATGTGGCTGCAGCCAGTCACCAACCTGTCTCGGCCCCAGTTTCTTCTTTAAGAAAGAGATggactggggttggagagatggctcagtggttaaggtcctgagttcaaatcctagcaaccacatggtggctcacaaccatttgtaataggatctgatgccctcttctggtgtgtctgaagacagcgacagtgcataaataaaaaagaaaggaagaaagaagaagatggACTGTTGACATCCTTACACTGTCCTCTGAAAACTCTCAAGTGCCTTCAGCTGGCTTACAGATGGGACGAGTCCAGTCAAGTCTAAAATACACATCTACACTCAAGCCTCGGAACTGTAGGGAGAGCAACCATAGAAGAAAGCCCAGCCCCAGGAACCTTGCATCAATCCTCCCATTTAAGATGTATTTCATTCTTCAAAGCCAAGCAGTTTGAATTTCATTCAACTATGTCCCATGGCAGAGTTCTATGTCCCCTtactacttttgtttgtttgtttgtttctttttttttcttttttttcggagctggggatcgaacccaggccttgtgcttgctagacaagcgctctaccgctgagctaaatccccaaccccactacttttgtttcttttgacagGATCTCTtcccatagccctggctgtcttagaactcactatgtagaccgcctgtctttgtctcctgagtgctggaattaaaggtgtgcactgctatGCCCAGCTGAGTTCTCTGTCATTTAAAAGTTCCCCAAAAGTCAGCTTTTTTAAGAGATCAGGTCCTTCACTTTTCCTCTAATTCTGATGTGCCTATCCCTGCAATCTAATACCAACTATTGATTCTAGATTTCCAGACACTATCAATACGATGTTCAGAAGTCCACCTCTGCCTATGTGTGGCTGGGACAAAGCAAATAATCCACAGTTTCTCTGTCTGTAAGATGATACCCAATCCCAAGGCGAGGAACACAGCTTAGTGGTGAAAACACTTGTGTAACATGCCTGAGGCCCAGGGTTCCATGCCCagcacatcaaagcaaaataaaataaacctttgccCTACaagattggtttttgttttgttttgttttgttttggcatatCTGAGATGACAGAGGTTAAAACCTTAGTACATGCAATTGCTTGAGTTATGGGAGGTGTTTGCCAAGGTTGCTGGGTAAAACTGGTTGAACCTAGAATCTATATTCTCCTCTTTTTGTAGTGAGTACTGGGAACGTCTTGCTTATGACAAGCATGTACTCCATCACTTAGCCATATCCCTAGAGTCTGGATTCTAGAGCTGTACCATCCACAACAGTAAGATAACAAGAAGCTCATATCAGCCGTATTTTAAGTGCTCAGTGGCCATGTGTACCCAGTGGTGACCCTTGAGGCCAGTACAGATTGTTAAAGACTATTACTGACATCTCACAAAGTTCTATTGGACATAGTATTCAACacaggaaatattttcagaacaaagaATTTGCTGTCCAACTACCTGGACTGCAAAGCTTATCTTGCTCTGGCTATATGATTTGGGGCAGGTAAATTAAGTTCTCTGTGCCTCAGATTCCTCCTCTGTAAAATCGGTATGATGAAAACACACACCTTAATAGTCTTGGGCAAACAACCAGAGCCAGCTTAGCTcaggcctggaatttgctatgcagcccaggctagcacTGATTGTCTTGCCCAagccttgagtgctgggattacaggcagataAAATGCTCCCAGGAAAGCAGAGTCTTTCCAACCTACCCACCATCCCTCTGGAAAGTGTAGGAGCCTGACCTGTTCCCTTCCCTTACCATCTCCGTAGACTGGCCCAGGGTCCTCAGCCCAGGTAGGTGGGAAGGGCATGGTGAGAGGTAAGCGTGGCCGTCGTGAAGTCAGGAAGCTTCCAGGAGGCCCACCAGGCTCACGGCCCAGGGGACTTGGGGGTAACTCAGCTGCTGAGGTGGCCAACAGCTCCTGCAGGATGTTGATGGGTGAGATGGTAAGCTCCCAGTTGGTGATGCCAAAGTCACGAAGGTGGGCCCGGGCATGACTGGAGAGGCCAGCCCGGGTATCAAAACCAGCCCCACAGAAGTCACATCTCATCAGGCTAAAGGTGCCCGGGTCGAAGTTAGCCACTGCAGAAAGAAGACACACACTTCCTGGGTTGGGGTAGTGGTCAGGGGAGCCACTCTCCACCCTAACTCTACCCCCTTCCCAGGACATCTCCTGCTCTAGCAATCACCCCCGGATTGCCTGACTtcctttctgttgttgatgcttctGTCTGATCAGAGACTCTCAGCTTGTCCCCCCTCTCCAAACCAGACACTCCAGAAAGCTTGACTTCCCCGACTCCCACATGCACAACAGGCAGCATTAGGAACATCATCTAGAACCGGCTTCTCTGACTGGCAATATGAGAGTATTAGATAGACGCCCTCTCCTTGCCTATTTTTTCCTGGCATTTTTCCCATATTATAAATTAAGTGTAGTTTATATGAAGAAATGGACAAAGAGAGAATGGGATACTCATATCTGGGAGCCTTCTCTGAACACTCAAAAGTTACAGTTTCCTCTCTCAGATTCGGAGCCCTGGTCACTTGGTGCTAGAACTGCCTAGTTTTCTGGCTGTCTACCACTTATCTGCACACTGTAgcatatctctctctcctctctcttcctccccacacctccaTGCACTCTTATTCATTCAAACATCATGTTAACTCCTTCCCCAAGTGGGCTGTGAACTACCCAGTATCAGAACTACCCAGTGTGCTCTAACTAGAGGTAGACCTCGGGGATCAGAAACTCTGCCTGGAAATCTTCACACTGCATAGATGGCCCCAGGCTCTGATGCCCACCAGGAGTCCTGTTACTTTGCTTGTCGTCTAGCTCACTGCTGGCCTTTTCAGGGTCCAGAACAGAGATGACCCAGTTCAACACACATTTATTGCATGAGAGAATCAAATGGAATTATCTGTCTGTGGCTGATTGCTGTGCTCAAACTCCTCTCTCCAGCTGCCATTGTGACCAGGGCACTGAGACACCTGCACATCCACCAACATTTAGTGG
This window contains:
- the Wiz gene encoding protein Wiz isoform X3 — protein: MEGLLAGGLAAPDRPRGPERLPGPAPREDIEGGAEAAEGEGDIFRSSHYLPITKEGPRDILDGRSGISDGQPHPGLSEALPRATSATHRISSCYWDGDSLDFQPGSPPPHLLGPFPASFDVQGSWEHPMVQEAREGTPSEQRFKDSVIVRTMKPYAKLKGSRKFLHHQGELKFLEKYFPSHHKFDWLQDTDEQGLLKDTGLHLDLPAQPPNVTSFRRVIVPVDDTPKTLDTEVMGTREDLEDFGEVAQPSEWGLHTSASEVATQTWTVNSEASVERLHPLLSPVQTEPYLCELLQEAAGGVDSHEEEEEEPAVFPCIECSIYFKHKEHLLEHMSQHRRAPGQEPPADLAPLACSECGWAFTEPTALEQHWQLHQASREKIIEEIQKLKQFPDDEGREARLQCPKCVFGTNSSRAFMQHAKLHVRESLPSRQAKEPFRGGSPVLDVSTLVYPSYGDSSGLNTCVHCGFTAPSKSLLREHMRLVHAQAHWEEDGEAFEDLTGQPGTSQDAYTHLPDTATMDCFSKSEPLLASVWQDNPSGYDPGLAFGPEYQQPGMRDFPLLNSGERSLGKLAFPSSPVPSASYSIQLSRDKSTVHLQRMEDKSPPWSGEEEDEDGVLTPEMDCTPENGAFPPPAIPSLIPQPALELKQTFRDALQAVSASETQQWQLRRMVPIVLMAKLRPQVIAAAARASPRLPPEELELRSTHPLDFLLLDTPLGSSLGLDTFLEGEPAMALKHEERKCPYCPDRFHNGIGLANHVRGHLNRVGVSYNVRHFISAEEVKAIERRFSFQKKKKKVANFDPGTFSLMRCDFCGAGFDTRAGLSSHARAHLRDFGITNWELTISPINILQELLATSAAELPPSPLGREPGGPPGSFLTSRRPRLPLTMPFPPTWAEDPGPVYGDAQSLTTCEVCGACFETRKGLSSHARSHLRQLGVAESESSGAPIDLLYELVKQKGLPDAPLGLPPNLTKKSNSPKEFVAGAARPGLLTLAKPMDAPAVNKAIKSPPGFSAKGLTHPSSSPLLKKAPLTLAGSPTPKNPEDKSPQLSLSPRPTSPKAQWPQSEDEGPLNLTLDSDGGRELDCQLCGAWFETRKGLSSHARAHLRHLGISDPDAKGSPIDVLHGLIRRDGIQIRLPPGRGALAQLGRPPSTSTALSLLPPPPPAKKAKLKASGMASPWGKQDLSAAGIFWASDVEPSPLNLSSGPEPTRDIRCEFCGEFFENRKGLSSHARSHLRQMGVTEWYVNGSPIDTLREILKRRTQSRPGGHLHPPGPSPKALAKMVGSAGPGSSLEARSPSDLHISPLAKKLPLPPGSPLGHSPTASPPPTARKMFSGLATPSLPKKLKPEHMRVEIKREMLPGALHGEPHPSEGPWGAPREDMAPLNLSSRAEPVRDIRCEFCGEFFENRKGLSSHARSHLRQMGVTEWSVNGSPIDTLREILKKKSKLCLIKKEPPAGDLAPALTEDGSPTAAPGVMHSPLPLSPLATRPGKPGAGPTQVPRELSLSPITGSKPSATSYLGPVATKRPLQEDRFLPAEVKAKTYIQTELPFKAKTLHEKTSHSSTEACCELCGLYFENRKALASHARAHLRQFGVTEWCVNGSPIETLSEWIKHRPQKVGAYRSYIQGGRPFTKKFRSAGHGRDSDKRPPLGLAPGGLSLVGRSAGDEPGPEAGRAADSGERPLATSPPGTVKSEEHQRQNINKFERRQARPSDASAARGGEEANDLQQKLEEVRQPPPRVRPVPSLVPRPPQTSLVKFVGNIYTLKCRFCEVEFQGPLSIQEEWVRHLQRHILEMNFSKADPPPEEPQAPQAQTAAIEAP
- the Wiz gene encoding protein Wiz isoform X13, whose translation is MEGLLAGGLAAPDRPRGPERLPGPAPREDIEGGAEAAEGEGDIFRSSHYLPITKEGPRDILDGRSGISVANFDPGTFSLMRCDFCGAGFDTRAGLSSHARAHLRDFGITNWELTISPINILQELLATSAAELPPSPLGREPGGPPGSFLTSRRPRLPLTMPFPPTWAEDPGPVYGDGLCSEENTMVAMDLGSSLLPKKSLPVSGTLEQVASRLSSKVAAEVPQGSKQELPDLKAQSLTTCEVCGACFETRKGLSSHARSHLRQLGVAESESSGAPIDLLYELVKQKGLPDAPLGLPPNLTKKSNSPKEFVAGAARPGLLTLAKPMDAPAVNKAIKSPPGFSAKGLTHPSSSPLLKKAPLTLAGSPTPKNPEDKSPQLSLSPRPTSPKAQWPQSEDEGPLNLTSGPEPTRDIRCEFCGEFFENRKGLSSHARSHLRQMGVTEWYVNGSPIDTLREILKRRTQSRPGGHLHPPGPSPKALAKMVGSAGPGSSLEARSPSDLHISPLAKKLPLPPGSPLGHSPTASPPPTARKMFSGLATPSLPKKLKPEHMRVEIKREMLPGALHGEPHPSEGPWGAPREDMAPLNLSSRAEPVRDIRCEFCGEFFENRKGLSSHARSHLRQMGVTEWSVNGSPIDTLREILKKKSKLCLIKKEPPAGDLAPALTEDGSPTAAPGVMHSPLPLSPLATRPGKPGAGPTQVPRELSLSPITGSKPSATSYLGPVATKRPLQEDRFLPAEVKAKTYIQTELPFKAKTLHEKTSHSSTEACCELCGLYFENRKALASHARAHLRQFGVTEWCVNGSPIETLSEWIKHRPQKVGAYRSYIQGGRPFTKKFRSAGHGRDSDKRPPLGLAPGGLSLVGRSAGDEPGPEAGRAADSGERPLATSPPGTVKSEEHQRQNINKFERRQARPSDASAARGGEEANDLQQKLEEVRQPPPRVRPVPSLVPRPPQTSLVKFVGNIYTLKCRFCEVEFQGPLSIQEEWVRHLQRHILEMNFSKADPPPEEPQAPQAQTAAIEAP